A single Diachasmimorpha longicaudata isolate KC_UGA_2023 chromosome 10, iyDiaLong2, whole genome shotgun sequence DNA region contains:
- the LOC135166888 gene encoding homeobox protein prospero isoform X5 has translation MMSSEEETDCFALYGATADSKQQQLLKKQKRTRQRVDAGEPRNSYSSIPNFSSRPTFLGSGIYGAIFSGTGPPSSHQQSSPQGQTPTSQQQQQQQQQQSPQLQQQSGAGGNQGHLATTTGPTTQHSAHAAFGFFGPQSFGQAKMLNELLGRQVKQASDAGGSPPEGSHGMTGAGMDQTTNLQQGSVVNCDDPAAAAELTQHMLRDILQGRKLSALAVQEQPNNNNSIHNNNNNTTELLKSQQRQQQSPTQLHQNSDSARGISGTVQSGGEESVDGNNVNANHSDRDTIMPGDAEDSAEDAASAARAMEEAFAEAGMEPGANLDGSDCEQSLPPSPTAQRPGSVTVKEELHDSMSLKRSRSSSHSPCPIVPKTETSSPTTEIKRARVENIVSTMRSSPALQPVNGCKKRKLYHPQQQTVHHVIHHNVNDAMLDVDEDESEEEEDPATIRQKREEKDNLKSQLKHLHEQLAMMQQKYHELSSRMEPESSESGEAPASPQREPQQPPPRPPRPHPPPYNNLPSLPPDHPHATAAAMYHMGQKLYLEQQHAALERMKQHQEAAVRQQAQHQAQQQHRDREHSRDSHTRQQSPQPTRDVQDQSRSNTGPLTPQTPQMQQAVTPHQHKDFQERPNVFRPGASTTGSTGTHVTEADLESLADIMKMEISSTFGNLVDTVFARFMQQRRFLGKPIEAAQAAADQLNKDLLLASQMLERKSPRTKVVDRGAPQSNNGPNGQRGPLNGGPPPPQSAPFSQMGSLSGGSHGPLSGPTENNLNQINQLPPHARPSIGMFQAPKPPSIYAMASMQQQQQAQQREQQAREQQRDQYCNMRNEDREARELEQNEALSLVMTPKKKRHKVTDTRITPRTVSRILAQEGNGSQGGSESPPPPPPPRPYPGPPPMLPVSLPTSVAIPNPSLHESQVFSPYSPFFNPHAGDPGQMPPSLHRAGAPRHLPASPPGGGVDLRDSPPLPHPPAMLHPALLAAAQHGASPDYGHLRMDSNDRGSDCNSGDISYDGIQPTSSTLTPMHLRKAKLMFFWVRYPSSAVLKMYFPDIKFNKNNTAQLVKWFSNFREFYYIQMEKYARQAVSEGVKNAEDLRVGGDSEIYRVLNLHYNRNNHIEVWGPQVPGNFRYVVEQTLKEFFKAIQGGKDSEQSWKKAIYKVISRLDDPVPEYFKSPNFLEQLE, from the exons ATGATGTCATCGGAGGAGGAGACCGACTGTTTCGCCCTCTACGGAGCAACCGCGGATAGTAAGCAACAGCAACTCCTGAAGAAACAGAAGCGCACCAGACAGCGCGTGGACGCTGGTGAGCCGCGCAACAGTTACTCTAGTATTCCAAACTTCAGTTCACGTCCAACATTTCTTGGTAGTGGTATTTACGGTGCTATATTCAGTGGTACAGGCCCACCATCTAGTCATCAACAATCATCACCACAGGGACAAACACCAACAtcacaacaacaacaacaacaacaacaacaacaatcaCCACAACTCCAGCAACAGTCTGGAGCAGGAGGTAATCAAGGTCACCTCGCAACAACGACGGGGCCGACCACACAGCATTCTGCCCACGCGGCATTTGGCTTTTTTGGGCCACAGAGTTTTGGCCAAGCCAAGATGCTTAACGAGCTCCTTGGCAGACAGGTCAAGCAGGCCAGTGACGCTGGCGGTTCACCACCAGAGGGTAGTCACGGTATGACAGGTGCTGGTATGGACCAGACGACAAATTTACAGCAGGGCAGTGTCGTTAATTGTGACGAtcctgctgctgctgctgaaTTAACCCAGCACATGTTGCGGGATATACTCCAGGGAAGAAAACTTTCAGCCCTCGCTGTACAGGAACAaccaaataataacaatagtatacataataataataataatacaacGGAATTATTAAAATCACAGCAACGTCAGCAACAGAGCCCAACGCAGTTACATCAAAATAGTGATAGTGCGCGGGGTATAAGTGGGACAGTGCAGAGTGGAGGGGAGGAGAGTGTTGATGGTAATAACGTTAACGCGAATCATAGTGATCGGGATACGATTATGCCAGGTGACGCTGAAGACAGTGCTGAGGATGCAGCATCGGCTGCACGCGCCATGGAAGAGGCCTTTGCAGAGGCTGGTATGGAGCCTGGTGCTAATTTAGATGGTTCTGATTGTGAACAAAGTTTACCACCGAGTCCGACGGCCCAACGTCCGGGTTCGGTAACAGTTAAAGAGGAATTACATGATTCGATGAGCTTGAAAAGAAGTCGATCATCGAGTCATTCACCCTGTCCAATTGTACCAAAGACGGAGACGAGCTCGCCAACGACTGAGATTAAGCGGGCTCGTGTTGAAAATATTGTCAGTACAATGAGAAGTAGTCCAGCATTACAGCCAGTTAATGGTTGTAAAAAGCGTAAGCTTTATCATCCACAACAGCAAACAGTGCATCATGTTATACACCACAATGTTAACGATGCTATGCTTGATGTGGATGAGGATGAgagtgaggaggaggaggatccTGCAACGATAAGACAGAAGAGAGAGGAAAAGGACAATCTGAAAAGTCAATTGAAACATTTGCACGAGCAACTGGCAATGAtgcagcaaaaatatcacgagCTCTCGAGCCGTATGGAGCCGGAGAGTAGTGAAAGCGGTGAAGCGCCAGCAAGTCCGCAGAGAGAGCCACAACAACCGCCTCCGCGACCGCCAAGACCCCATCCACCACCCTACAACAATCTCCCATCACTGCCACCTGATCATCCACACgcaacagcagcagcaatGTATCATATGGGCCAGAAACTCTACCTCGAACAGCAGCATGCCGCCTTGGAGCGTATGAAGCAACATCAGGAGGCAGCTGTTAGACAACAAGCGCAACATCAAGCGCAACAACAGCATCGTGATAGGGAACATTCGCGTGATTCACATACACGACAACAATCACCACAACCAACGAGAGATGTGCAGGATCAGAGTCGAAGTAATACGGGACCATTGACACCCCAAACACCCCAAATGCAACAAGCTGTTACGCCTCATCAGCACAAGGACTTCCAAGAGAGGCCGAATGTGTTTAGGCCTGGTGCAAGTACAACGGGCTCAACGGGTACACACGTTACAGAAGCTGACCTTGAGTCTCTAGCGGAtataatgaaaatggaaatatcCTCAACATTTGGCAATCTTGTTGACACTGTTTTCGCAAGGTTTATGCAACAGAGGAGGTTTCTTGGTAAACCCATTGAAGCAGCACAGGCGGCCGCTGATCAACTCAACAAGGATTTATTACTAGCGAGTCAAATGTTGGAGAGAAAATCACCGAGGACTAAAGTCGTGGACAGGGGTGCACCTCAGTCGAATAACGGCCCAAACGGGCAAAGGGGGCCCCTAAACGGTGGCCCCCCACCCCCACAATCAGCTCCATTTTCCCAAATGGGAAGTCTCAGTGGTGGTTCACATGGTCCCCTGTCCGGCCCAACGgaaaataatctcaatcaaattaatcaattaccGCCACACGCGAGACCGAGTATTGGTATGTTTCAAGCACCAAAACCACCGTCGATATACGCAATGGCATCGATGCAACAGCAGCAACAGGCGCAACAGCGTGAACAACAGGCACGTGAGCAGCAGAGAGATCAGTACTGCAATATGAGAAATGAGGACAGAGAAGCGAGGGAACTTGAGCAGAACGAGGCTCTTTCGCTCGTAATGACACCAAAGAAAAAACGTCATAAg GTAACCGATACGAGGATTACTCCACGTACGGTCTCCAGGATTTTAGCACAAGAGGGTAATGGATCGCAGGGGGGTAGTGAGagtccaccaccaccaccaccacccagACCCTATCCTGGACCACCTCCAATGCTGCCTGTATCGTTACCAACAAGTGTTGCGATACCAAATCCAAGTTTACACGAGAGCCAAGTGTTCTCACCTTATTCACCATTCTTCAATCCCCATGCGGGTGATCCTGGTCAAATGCCACCATCGCTTCATCGCGCTGGTGCACCACGTCATTTACCAGCCAGTCCGCCTGGTGGTGGAGTCGATCTACGTGATTCACCACCCCTACCTCATCCACCAGCAATGCTGCATCCAGCACTGCTAGCTGCTGCCCAACACGGAGCAAGTCCTGATTATGGACATCTACGAATGGACAGCAATGACAGAGGTAGTGACTGCAACTCCGGCGACATCAGTTACGACGGAATTCAGCCTACA TCGTCGACATTGACGCCGATGCATCTGAGGAAAGCGAAGCTGATGTTCTTCTGGGTGAGGTATCCGTCCTCGGCCGTCCTAAAGATGTACTTCCCGGACATTAAATTTAACAAGAACAACACTGCTCAGCTGGTCAAGTGGTTCTCCAACTTCAG GGAATTCTATTACATTCAAATGGAGAAATACGCGAGACAGGCTGTCTCGGAAGGTGTTAAAAATGCTGAGGATCTGAGGGTGGGCGGTGACTCGGAAATATATCGAGTATTAAACCTCCACTACAATCGTAACAACCACATTGAGGTATGGGGTCCACAG gtaCCCGGTAACTTCAGGTACGTGGTAGAACAAACGTtaaaggaatttttcaaagcaatcCAGGGTGGTAAAGACTCGGAACAGTCTTGGAAGAAAGCAATTTACAAGGTGATATCGAGGCTCGATGATCCAGTACCTGAGTACTTCAAGAGCCCCAATTTCCTGGAACAACTCGAGTGA
- the LOC135166888 gene encoding homeobox protein prospero isoform X6 gives MMSSEEETDCFALYGATADSKQQQLLKKQKRTRQRVDAGEPRNSYSSIPNFSSRPTFLGSGIYGAIFSGTGPPSSHQQSSPQGQTPTSQQQQQQQQQQSPQLQQQSGAGGNQGHLATTTGPTTQHSAHAAFGFFGPQSFGQAKMLNELLGRQVKQASDAGGSPPEGSHGMTGAGMDQTTNLQQGSVVNCDDPAAAAELTQHMLRDILQGRKLSALAVQEQPNNNNSIHNNNNNTTELLKSQQRQQQSPTQLHQNSDSARGISGTVQSGGEESVDGNNVNANHSDRDTIMPGDAEDSAEDAASAARAMEEAFAEAGMEPGANLDGSDCEQSLPPSPTAQRPGSVTVKEELHDSMSLKRSRSSSHSPCPIVPKTETSSPTTEIKRARVENIVSTMRSSPALQPVNGCKKRKLYHPQQQTVHHVIHHNVNDAMLDVDEDESEEEEDPATIRQKREEKDNLKSQLKHLHEQLAMMQQKYHELSSRMEPESSESGEAPASPQREPQQPPPRPPRPHPPPYNNLPSLPPDHPHATAAAMYHMGQKLYLEQQHAALERMKQHQEAAVRQQAQHQAQQQHRDREHSRDSHTRQQSPQPTRDVQDQSRSNTGPLTPQTPQMQQAVTPHQHKDFQERPNVFRPGASTTGSTGTHVTEADLESLADIMKMEISSTFGNLVDTVFARFMQQRRFLGKPIEAAQAAADQLNKDLLLASQMLERKSPRTKVVDRGAPQSNNGPNGQRGPLNGGPPPPQSAPFSQMGSLSGGSHGPLSGPTENNLNQINQLPPHARPSIGMFQAPKPPSIYAMASMQQQQQAQQREQQAREQQRDQYCNMRNEDREARELEQNEALSLVMTPKKKRHKFFNSQVTDTRITPRTVSRILAQEGNGSQGGSESPPPPPPPRPYPGPPPMLPVSLPTSVAIPNPSLHESQVFSPYSPFFNPHAGDPGQMPPSLHRAGAPRHLPASPPGGGVDLRDSPPLPHPPAMLHPALLAAAQHGASPDYGHLRMDSNDRGSDCNSGDISYDGIQPTSSTLTPMHLRKAKLMFFWVRYPSSAVLKMYFPDIKFNKNNTAQLVKWFSNFREFYYIQMEKYARQAVSEGVKNAEDLRVGGDSEIYRVLNLHYNRNNHIEVPGNFRYVVEQTLKEFFKAIQGGKDSEQSWKKAIYKVISRLDDPVPEYFKSPNFLEQLE, from the exons ATGATGTCATCGGAGGAGGAGACCGACTGTTTCGCCCTCTACGGAGCAACCGCGGATAGTAAGCAACAGCAACTCCTGAAGAAACAGAAGCGCACCAGACAGCGCGTGGACGCTGGTGAGCCGCGCAACAGTTACTCTAGTATTCCAAACTTCAGTTCACGTCCAACATTTCTTGGTAGTGGTATTTACGGTGCTATATTCAGTGGTACAGGCCCACCATCTAGTCATCAACAATCATCACCACAGGGACAAACACCAACAtcacaacaacaacaacaacaacaacaacaacaatcaCCACAACTCCAGCAACAGTCTGGAGCAGGAGGTAATCAAGGTCACCTCGCAACAACGACGGGGCCGACCACACAGCATTCTGCCCACGCGGCATTTGGCTTTTTTGGGCCACAGAGTTTTGGCCAAGCCAAGATGCTTAACGAGCTCCTTGGCAGACAGGTCAAGCAGGCCAGTGACGCTGGCGGTTCACCACCAGAGGGTAGTCACGGTATGACAGGTGCTGGTATGGACCAGACGACAAATTTACAGCAGGGCAGTGTCGTTAATTGTGACGAtcctgctgctgctgctgaaTTAACCCAGCACATGTTGCGGGATATACTCCAGGGAAGAAAACTTTCAGCCCTCGCTGTACAGGAACAaccaaataataacaatagtatacataataataataataatacaacGGAATTATTAAAATCACAGCAACGTCAGCAACAGAGCCCAACGCAGTTACATCAAAATAGTGATAGTGCGCGGGGTATAAGTGGGACAGTGCAGAGTGGAGGGGAGGAGAGTGTTGATGGTAATAACGTTAACGCGAATCATAGTGATCGGGATACGATTATGCCAGGTGACGCTGAAGACAGTGCTGAGGATGCAGCATCGGCTGCACGCGCCATGGAAGAGGCCTTTGCAGAGGCTGGTATGGAGCCTGGTGCTAATTTAGATGGTTCTGATTGTGAACAAAGTTTACCACCGAGTCCGACGGCCCAACGTCCGGGTTCGGTAACAGTTAAAGAGGAATTACATGATTCGATGAGCTTGAAAAGAAGTCGATCATCGAGTCATTCACCCTGTCCAATTGTACCAAAGACGGAGACGAGCTCGCCAACGACTGAGATTAAGCGGGCTCGTGTTGAAAATATTGTCAGTACAATGAGAAGTAGTCCAGCATTACAGCCAGTTAATGGTTGTAAAAAGCGTAAGCTTTATCATCCACAACAGCAAACAGTGCATCATGTTATACACCACAATGTTAACGATGCTATGCTTGATGTGGATGAGGATGAgagtgaggaggaggaggatccTGCAACGATAAGACAGAAGAGAGAGGAAAAGGACAATCTGAAAAGTCAATTGAAACATTTGCACGAGCAACTGGCAATGAtgcagcaaaaatatcacgagCTCTCGAGCCGTATGGAGCCGGAGAGTAGTGAAAGCGGTGAAGCGCCAGCAAGTCCGCAGAGAGAGCCACAACAACCGCCTCCGCGACCGCCAAGACCCCATCCACCACCCTACAACAATCTCCCATCACTGCCACCTGATCATCCACACgcaacagcagcagcaatGTATCATATGGGCCAGAAACTCTACCTCGAACAGCAGCATGCCGCCTTGGAGCGTATGAAGCAACATCAGGAGGCAGCTGTTAGACAACAAGCGCAACATCAAGCGCAACAACAGCATCGTGATAGGGAACATTCGCGTGATTCACATACACGACAACAATCACCACAACCAACGAGAGATGTGCAGGATCAGAGTCGAAGTAATACGGGACCATTGACACCCCAAACACCCCAAATGCAACAAGCTGTTACGCCTCATCAGCACAAGGACTTCCAAGAGAGGCCGAATGTGTTTAGGCCTGGTGCAAGTACAACGGGCTCAACGGGTACACACGTTACAGAAGCTGACCTTGAGTCTCTAGCGGAtataatgaaaatggaaatatcCTCAACATTTGGCAATCTTGTTGACACTGTTTTCGCAAGGTTTATGCAACAGAGGAGGTTTCTTGGTAAACCCATTGAAGCAGCACAGGCGGCCGCTGATCAACTCAACAAGGATTTATTACTAGCGAGTCAAATGTTGGAGAGAAAATCACCGAGGACTAAAGTCGTGGACAGGGGTGCACCTCAGTCGAATAACGGCCCAAACGGGCAAAGGGGGCCCCTAAACGGTGGCCCCCCACCCCCACAATCAGCTCCATTTTCCCAAATGGGAAGTCTCAGTGGTGGTTCACATGGTCCCCTGTCCGGCCCAACGgaaaataatctcaatcaaattaatcaattaccGCCACACGCGAGACCGAGTATTGGTATGTTTCAAGCACCAAAACCACCGTCGATATACGCAATGGCATCGATGCAACAGCAGCAACAGGCGCAACAGCGTGAACAACAGGCACGTGAGCAGCAGAGAGATCAGTACTGCAATATGAGAAATGAGGACAGAGAAGCGAGGGAACTTGAGCAGAACGAGGCTCTTTCGCTCGTAATGACACCAAAGAAAAAACGTCATAAg TTCTTCAATTCCCAGGTAACCGATACGAGGATTACTCCACGTACGGTCTCCAGGATTTTAGCACAAGAGGGTAATGGATCGCAGGGGGGTAGTGAGagtccaccaccaccaccaccacccagACCCTATCCTGGACCACCTCCAATGCTGCCTGTATCGTTACCAACAAGTGTTGCGATACCAAATCCAAGTTTACACGAGAGCCAAGTGTTCTCACCTTATTCACCATTCTTCAATCCCCATGCGGGTGATCCTGGTCAAATGCCACCATCGCTTCATCGCGCTGGTGCACCACGTCATTTACCAGCCAGTCCGCCTGGTGGTGGAGTCGATCTACGTGATTCACCACCCCTACCTCATCCACCAGCAATGCTGCATCCAGCACTGCTAGCTGCTGCCCAACACGGAGCAAGTCCTGATTATGGACATCTACGAATGGACAGCAATGACAGAGGTAGTGACTGCAACTCCGGCGACATCAGTTACGACGGAATTCAGCCTACA TCGTCGACATTGACGCCGATGCATCTGAGGAAAGCGAAGCTGATGTTCTTCTGGGTGAGGTATCCGTCCTCGGCCGTCCTAAAGATGTACTTCCCGGACATTAAATTTAACAAGAACAACACTGCTCAGCTGGTCAAGTGGTTCTCCAACTTCAG GGAATTCTATTACATTCAAATGGAGAAATACGCGAGACAGGCTGTCTCGGAAGGTGTTAAAAATGCTGAGGATCTGAGGGTGGGCGGTGACTCGGAAATATATCGAGTATTAAACCTCCACTACAATCGTAACAACCACATTGAG gtaCCCGGTAACTTCAGGTACGTGGTAGAACAAACGTtaaaggaatttttcaaagcaatcCAGGGTGGTAAAGACTCGGAACAGTCTTGGAAGAAAGCAATTTACAAGGTGATATCGAGGCTCGATGATCCAGTACCTGAGTACTTCAAGAGCCCCAATTTCCTGGAACAACTCGAGTGA
- the LOC135166888 gene encoding homeobox protein prospero isoform X7, whose amino-acid sequence MMSSEEETDCFALYGATADSKQQQLLKKQKRTRQRVDAGEPRNSYSSIPNFSSRPTFLGSGIYGAIFSGTGPPSSHQQSSPQGQTPTSQQQQQQQQQQSPQLQQQSGAGGNQGHLATTTGPTTQHSAHAAFGFFGPQSFGQAKMLNELLGRQVKQASDAGGSPPEGSHGMTGAGMDQTTNLQQGSVVNCDDPAAAAELTQHMLRDILQGRKLSALAVQEQPNNNNSIHNNNNNTTELLKSQQRQQQSPTQLHQNSDSARGISGTVQSGGEESVDGNNVNANHSDRDTIMPGDAEDSAEDAASAARAMEEAFAEAGMEPGANLDGSDCEQSLPPSPTAQRPGSVTVKEELHDSMSLKRSRSSSHSPCPIVPKTETSSPTTEIKRARVENIVSTMRSSPALQPVNGCKKRKLYHPQQQTVHHVIHHNVNDAMLDVDEDESEEEEDPATIRQKREEKDNLKSQLKHLHEQLAMMQQKYHELSSRMEPESSESGEAPASPQREPQQPPPRPPRPHPPPYNNLPSLPPDHPHATAAAMYHMGQKLYLEQQHAALERMKQHQEAAVRQQAQHQAQQQHRDREHSRDSHTRQQSPQPTRDVQDQSRSNTGPLTPQTPQMQQAVTPHQHKDFQERPNVFRPGASTTGSTGTHVTEADLESLADIMKMEISSTFGNLVDTVFARFMQQRRFLGKPIEAAQAAADQLNKDLLLASQMLERKSPRTKVVDRGAPQSNNGPNGQRGPLNGGPPPPQSAPFSQMGSLSGGSHGPLSGPTENNLNQINQLPPHARPSIGMFQAPKPPSIYAMASMQQQQQAQQREQQAREQQRDQYCNMRNEDREARELEQNEALSLVMTPKKKRHKVTDTRITPRTVSRILAQEGNGSQGGSESPPPPPPPRPYPGPPPMLPVSLPTSVAIPNPSLHESQVFSPYSPFFNPHAGDPGQMPPSLHRAGAPRHLPASPPGGGVDLRDSPPLPHPPAMLHPALLAAAQHGASPDYGHLRMDSNDRGSDCNSGDISYDGIQPTSSTLTPMHLRKAKLMFFWVRYPSSAVLKMYFPDIKFNKNNTAQLVKWFSNFREFYYIQMEKYARQAVSEGVKNAEDLRVGGDSEIYRVLNLHYNRNNHIEVPGNFRYVVEQTLKEFFKAIQGGKDSEQSWKKAIYKVISRLDDPVPEYFKSPNFLEQLE is encoded by the exons ATGATGTCATCGGAGGAGGAGACCGACTGTTTCGCCCTCTACGGAGCAACCGCGGATAGTAAGCAACAGCAACTCCTGAAGAAACAGAAGCGCACCAGACAGCGCGTGGACGCTGGTGAGCCGCGCAACAGTTACTCTAGTATTCCAAACTTCAGTTCACGTCCAACATTTCTTGGTAGTGGTATTTACGGTGCTATATTCAGTGGTACAGGCCCACCATCTAGTCATCAACAATCATCACCACAGGGACAAACACCAACAtcacaacaacaacaacaacaacaacaacaacaatcaCCACAACTCCAGCAACAGTCTGGAGCAGGAGGTAATCAAGGTCACCTCGCAACAACGACGGGGCCGACCACACAGCATTCTGCCCACGCGGCATTTGGCTTTTTTGGGCCACAGAGTTTTGGCCAAGCCAAGATGCTTAACGAGCTCCTTGGCAGACAGGTCAAGCAGGCCAGTGACGCTGGCGGTTCACCACCAGAGGGTAGTCACGGTATGACAGGTGCTGGTATGGACCAGACGACAAATTTACAGCAGGGCAGTGTCGTTAATTGTGACGAtcctgctgctgctgctgaaTTAACCCAGCACATGTTGCGGGATATACTCCAGGGAAGAAAACTTTCAGCCCTCGCTGTACAGGAACAaccaaataataacaatagtatacataataataataataatacaacGGAATTATTAAAATCACAGCAACGTCAGCAACAGAGCCCAACGCAGTTACATCAAAATAGTGATAGTGCGCGGGGTATAAGTGGGACAGTGCAGAGTGGAGGGGAGGAGAGTGTTGATGGTAATAACGTTAACGCGAATCATAGTGATCGGGATACGATTATGCCAGGTGACGCTGAAGACAGTGCTGAGGATGCAGCATCGGCTGCACGCGCCATGGAAGAGGCCTTTGCAGAGGCTGGTATGGAGCCTGGTGCTAATTTAGATGGTTCTGATTGTGAACAAAGTTTACCACCGAGTCCGACGGCCCAACGTCCGGGTTCGGTAACAGTTAAAGAGGAATTACATGATTCGATGAGCTTGAAAAGAAGTCGATCATCGAGTCATTCACCCTGTCCAATTGTACCAAAGACGGAGACGAGCTCGCCAACGACTGAGATTAAGCGGGCTCGTGTTGAAAATATTGTCAGTACAATGAGAAGTAGTCCAGCATTACAGCCAGTTAATGGTTGTAAAAAGCGTAAGCTTTATCATCCACAACAGCAAACAGTGCATCATGTTATACACCACAATGTTAACGATGCTATGCTTGATGTGGATGAGGATGAgagtgaggaggaggaggatccTGCAACGATAAGACAGAAGAGAGAGGAAAAGGACAATCTGAAAAGTCAATTGAAACATTTGCACGAGCAACTGGCAATGAtgcagcaaaaatatcacgagCTCTCGAGCCGTATGGAGCCGGAGAGTAGTGAAAGCGGTGAAGCGCCAGCAAGTCCGCAGAGAGAGCCACAACAACCGCCTCCGCGACCGCCAAGACCCCATCCACCACCCTACAACAATCTCCCATCACTGCCACCTGATCATCCACACgcaacagcagcagcaatGTATCATATGGGCCAGAAACTCTACCTCGAACAGCAGCATGCCGCCTTGGAGCGTATGAAGCAACATCAGGAGGCAGCTGTTAGACAACAAGCGCAACATCAAGCGCAACAACAGCATCGTGATAGGGAACATTCGCGTGATTCACATACACGACAACAATCACCACAACCAACGAGAGATGTGCAGGATCAGAGTCGAAGTAATACGGGACCATTGACACCCCAAACACCCCAAATGCAACAAGCTGTTACGCCTCATCAGCACAAGGACTTCCAAGAGAGGCCGAATGTGTTTAGGCCTGGTGCAAGTACAACGGGCTCAACGGGTACACACGTTACAGAAGCTGACCTTGAGTCTCTAGCGGAtataatgaaaatggaaatatcCTCAACATTTGGCAATCTTGTTGACACTGTTTTCGCAAGGTTTATGCAACAGAGGAGGTTTCTTGGTAAACCCATTGAAGCAGCACAGGCGGCCGCTGATCAACTCAACAAGGATTTATTACTAGCGAGTCAAATGTTGGAGAGAAAATCACCGAGGACTAAAGTCGTGGACAGGGGTGCACCTCAGTCGAATAACGGCCCAAACGGGCAAAGGGGGCCCCTAAACGGTGGCCCCCCACCCCCACAATCAGCTCCATTTTCCCAAATGGGAAGTCTCAGTGGTGGTTCACATGGTCCCCTGTCCGGCCCAACGgaaaataatctcaatcaaattaatcaattaccGCCACACGCGAGACCGAGTATTGGTATGTTTCAAGCACCAAAACCACCGTCGATATACGCAATGGCATCGATGCAACAGCAGCAACAGGCGCAACAGCGTGAACAACAGGCACGTGAGCAGCAGAGAGATCAGTACTGCAATATGAGAAATGAGGACAGAGAAGCGAGGGAACTTGAGCAGAACGAGGCTCTTTCGCTCGTAATGACACCAAAGAAAAAACGTCATAAg GTAACCGATACGAGGATTACTCCACGTACGGTCTCCAGGATTTTAGCACAAGAGGGTAATGGATCGCAGGGGGGTAGTGAGagtccaccaccaccaccaccacccagACCCTATCCTGGACCACCTCCAATGCTGCCTGTATCGTTACCAACAAGTGTTGCGATACCAAATCCAAGTTTACACGAGAGCCAAGTGTTCTCACCTTATTCACCATTCTTCAATCCCCATGCGGGTGATCCTGGTCAAATGCCACCATCGCTTCATCGCGCTGGTGCACCACGTCATTTACCAGCCAGTCCGCCTGGTGGTGGAGTCGATCTACGTGATTCACCACCCCTACCTCATCCACCAGCAATGCTGCATCCAGCACTGCTAGCTGCTGCCCAACACGGAGCAAGTCCTGATTATGGACATCTACGAATGGACAGCAATGACAGAGGTAGTGACTGCAACTCCGGCGACATCAGTTACGACGGAATTCAGCCTACA TCGTCGACATTGACGCCGATGCATCTGAGGAAAGCGAAGCTGATGTTCTTCTGGGTGAGGTATCCGTCCTCGGCCGTCCTAAAGATGTACTTCCCGGACATTAAATTTAACAAGAACAACACTGCTCAGCTGGTCAAGTGGTTCTCCAACTTCAG GGAATTCTATTACATTCAAATGGAGAAATACGCGAGACAGGCTGTCTCGGAAGGTGTTAAAAATGCTGAGGATCTGAGGGTGGGCGGTGACTCGGAAATATATCGAGTATTAAACCTCCACTACAATCGTAACAACCACATTGAG gtaCCCGGTAACTTCAGGTACGTGGTAGAACAAACGTtaaaggaatttttcaaagcaatcCAGGGTGGTAAAGACTCGGAACAGTCTTGGAAGAAAGCAATTTACAAGGTGATATCGAGGCTCGATGATCCAGTACCTGAGTACTTCAAGAGCCCCAATTTCCTGGAACAACTCGAGTGA